The following coding sequences are from one Shewanella putrefaciens window:
- the nrdB gene encoding class Ia ribonucleoside-diphosphate reductase subunit beta: protein MAYSTFCQTPNDATREPMFLGQSVNVARYDQQKYEVFEKLIEKQLSFFWRPEEVDVSRDKIDYNDLPDHEKHIFISNLKYQTLLDSIQGRSPNVAFLPLVSLPELETWIETWSFSETIHSRSYTHIIRNIVNDPSVIFDDIVVNKEILRRATDIAEYYDHLIKLTQVFNLFGAGTHLIDGEELVVNTRTLKKALYLCMMSVNALEAIRFYVSFACSFAFAERKLMEGNAKIIRLIARDEALHLNSTQHILNIMQGGKDDPEMGEIAAQCQQEAYDLFLKAAEQEKEWAKYLFKDGSMIGLNEQILCQYVEFITNQRMKSVNLPQPYPESTNPLPWMKNWLESDAVQVAPQEVEVSSYLVGQIDSAVDGDEFLDFDL from the coding sequence ATGGCCTACTCTACCTTCTGTCAAACACCTAACGATGCTACCCGCGAACCTATGTTTTTAGGTCAATCGGTCAATGTGGCACGCTATGATCAACAAAAATATGAAGTGTTCGAAAAACTGATAGAAAAGCAGTTATCTTTCTTTTGGCGCCCCGAAGAAGTTGATGTCAGTCGCGATAAAATCGATTACAACGATCTGCCCGATCATGAAAAGCATATTTTTATTTCAAACTTGAAATACCAGACGCTGCTCGATTCTATTCAAGGGCGTTCACCTAATGTCGCATTTTTACCCTTAGTATCATTGCCTGAGTTGGAAACCTGGATCGAGACTTGGTCTTTCTCTGAAACAATTCACTCACGCTCTTATACCCATATTATCCGCAATATCGTCAACGATCCTTCGGTGATTTTTGACGATATTGTTGTGAATAAAGAAATTTTACGCCGCGCAACGGACATTGCCGAATACTACGACCACTTGATTAAACTGACGCAAGTATTCAACCTATTTGGTGCTGGCACCCATCTTATTGATGGCGAAGAATTAGTCGTAAATACCCGTACTCTGAAAAAAGCACTCTATTTGTGCATGATGTCTGTGAACGCCCTCGAAGCCATTCGTTTCTACGTGAGTTTTGCCTGTTCCTTTGCCTTTGCTGAACGTAAGCTAATGGAAGGTAACGCAAAAATCATTCGCTTAATTGCCCGTGATGAAGCCTTACACTTAAACAGTACTCAGCATATTTTAAACATTATGCAGGGCGGTAAAGACGATCCTGAAATGGGCGAAATTGCGGCGCAGTGCCAACAGGAAGCCTACGATCTGTTCTTAAAAGCCGCCGAGCAAGAAAAAGAATGGGCAAAATACCTGTTCAAAGATGGCTCTATGATTGGCTTGAATGAGCAAATTCTTTGTCAATATGTTGAATTTATCACCAATCAACGCATGAAGTCCGTCAATCTGCCACAACCTTATCCAGAAAGTACCAACCCATTGCCTTGGATGAAAAATTGGCTAGAAAGTGATGCAGTACAAGTTGCCCCCCAAGAAGTAGAAGTGTCTTCTTATCTTGTCGGGCAAATTGACTCGGCGGTGGATGGTGATGAATTCCTCGACTTCGATCTCTAG
- the yfaE gene encoding class I ribonucleotide reductase maintenance protein YfaE, which produces MAKPRHFSPNLAKSPFAKAPIVRLQGQPVLLFTEQQGSLLQALEAKNIKMFSECRSGFCGACKTRIISGKVSYLSEPLAELNNDECLPCCCIPSEDLELDLSPEGATVVTYAANVARKPQQMGHTHSPTQSTISHSAKPQISPKIAEVCEE; this is translated from the coding sequence GTGGCAAAACCAAGGCACTTCAGCCCCAATTTAGCCAAAAGCCCCTTTGCGAAGGCGCCCATAGTGCGCCTTCAGGGCCAACCTGTGCTGCTCTTTACCGAGCAACAGGGGTCTTTGTTGCAAGCACTCGAAGCGAAGAACATCAAGATGTTCTCTGAATGCCGCAGCGGTTTCTGTGGTGCCTGCAAGACGAGGATTATCAGCGGTAAAGTCAGCTATTTGAGCGAGCCCTTAGCCGAGCTGAATAACGACGAATGCCTACCCTGCTGCTGTATACCTTCGGAGGATTTAGAACTCGATTTATCCCCCGAAGGGGCGACTGTTGTCACCTACGCAGCCAATGTGGCCAGAAAGCCACAGCAAATGGGCCACACCCATTCACCAACACAGAGCACCATATCCCATAGTGCAAAGCCGCAGATCTCACCAAAAATCGCCGAAGTGTGCGAAGAATAA
- the nrdA gene encoding class 1a ribonucleoside-diphosphate reductase subunit alpha → MNSTITVTKRCGERENIDLEKIHRVITWAAKGLKNVSVSEVELRSHLQFYDGIPTETIHETIIKAAADLISPESPDYQFLAARLAVFHLRKKAFGQFEPPALYDHVTKLVELGKYDMHILQDYTREELDLMDTYIDHWRDMNFSYAAVKQLEGKYLVQNRVTHEIYESAQFLYILVAACLFARYPKETRLKYVKDFYDAVSTFKISLPTPIMAGVRTPTRQFSSCVLIECGDSLDSINATASSIVKYVSQRAGIGINAGRIRALGSPIRGGEAFHTGCLPFYKYFQTAVKSCSQGGVRGGAATLFYPIWHLEVESLLVLKNNRGVEDNRIRHLDYGVQLNKVMYQRLIKGENISLFSPSDVPGLYDAFFEDQAEFERLYLQYEQDSSIRKKTIKAVELFSLMMQERASTGRIYIQNVDHCNTHSPFDSKVAPIRQSNLCLEIALPTKPLNNIDDPNGEIALCTLSALNLGAIKELSELEPLADLAVRALDNLLDYQDYPIKAAQIASMNRRTLGIGVINFANYLAKNGMKYSDGSANNLTHRTFEAIQFYLLKASMNLAKEQGACPLFNETTYSQGILPIDTYKRDLDKICNEPLHLDWESLRSDIKQYGLRNSTLSALMPSETSSQISNATNGIEPPRGLISVKASKDGQLKQVVPDFDTLKDNYELLWKMPSNDGYLQLVGIMQKFVDQAISANTNYDPSRFEGRKVPMQTLLKDLLNAYKLGVKTLYYHNTRDGASDQHDDITNLEKEDDGCAGGACKI, encoded by the coding sequence ATGAATAGCACTATAACAGTCACAAAACGCTGTGGTGAACGTGAGAATATCGATCTCGAAAAAATACACCGCGTAATTACTTGGGCAGCCAAGGGATTAAAAAACGTTTCTGTTTCTGAAGTTGAACTTCGCTCGCATTTGCAGTTTTACGATGGTATTCCCACCGAAACTATCCACGAAACCATTATCAAAGCGGCAGCGGATTTAATTTCACCTGAATCACCGGACTACCAGTTCCTTGCTGCCCGTTTAGCGGTGTTTCATTTGCGTAAGAAGGCCTTTGGTCAATTCGAACCGCCAGCCTTATACGATCATGTGACTAAACTCGTTGAACTTGGCAAGTATGATATGCACATTCTGCAGGATTATACCCGCGAAGAACTTGACCTTATGGATACCTATATCGACCACTGGCGCGATATGAATTTCTCCTACGCAGCGGTTAAACAGCTTGAAGGCAAGTATTTAGTTCAAAACCGCGTGACCCACGAGATTTATGAGAGCGCCCAGTTCCTCTATATTCTGGTGGCGGCCTGTTTGTTTGCCCGTTATCCAAAAGAAACACGTCTGAAATACGTGAAAGATTTCTATGATGCGGTATCAACTTTTAAGATATCCTTACCCACGCCTATCATGGCGGGTGTTCGTACGCCAACGCGTCAATTCAGTTCATGCGTATTAATTGAATGTGGCGATAGCTTAGACTCAATCAACGCGACAGCATCGTCAATCGTGAAGTACGTTAGCCAACGTGCGGGTATCGGTATTAACGCCGGTCGTATTCGTGCATTAGGTAGCCCAATCCGTGGCGGCGAAGCCTTCCACACAGGTTGTTTACCTTTCTATAAGTATTTCCAAACGGCGGTCAAGTCTTGCTCTCAAGGTGGTGTACGTGGCGGTGCTGCAACCCTGTTCTATCCTATTTGGCATTTAGAAGTCGAATCTCTGCTGGTATTGAAAAATAACCGTGGCGTAGAAGACAACCGTATCCGTCATCTTGATTACGGTGTGCAGCTGAACAAAGTCATGTATCAACGTCTGATCAAAGGCGAGAATATTAGTTTATTCAGCCCATCGGATGTACCCGGTTTGTACGATGCCTTCTTTGAGGATCAAGCCGAATTTGAGCGTTTATATCTGCAATATGAGCAAGACAGCAGCATTCGTAAGAAGACCATTAAAGCCGTCGAACTGTTTTCACTGATGATGCAAGAACGCGCTTCGACAGGTCGTATCTATATCCAAAACGTGGATCACTGTAACACTCACAGCCCATTCGATTCAAAAGTTGCGCCGATCAGACAATCTAACCTCTGTCTTGAAATCGCACTGCCAACTAAGCCATTAAATAACATTGATGATCCTAATGGCGAAATCGCCCTTTGCACTTTGTCAGCCTTAAACCTCGGAGCGATTAAGGAACTTTCAGAACTTGAGCCCTTGGCCGACTTAGCAGTACGTGCACTGGATAATCTATTGGATTATCAAGATTATCCAATAAAAGCGGCACAAATTGCATCAATGAACCGCCGCACACTCGGTATAGGTGTAATTAACTTCGCGAACTACTTAGCCAAAAATGGCATGAAGTATTCCGATGGCAGTGCAAACAATCTGACTCATCGAACCTTTGAAGCCATTCAGTTCTACTTACTGAAAGCCTCTATGAACTTGGCGAAAGAGCAAGGTGCTTGTCCGTTATTTAACGAAACCACCTACTCCCAAGGTATTTTGCCAATTGATACTTACAAACGTGACTTAGATAAGATTTGTAATGAGCCGTTACATTTAGACTGGGAATCACTGCGCAGCGATATTAAGCAGTACGGTTTACGTAACTCAACATTGTCTGCCTTGATGCCGTCTGAAACATCATCACAAATTTCAAATGCGACGAACGGTATCGAGCCACCACGTGGACTTATCAGCGTAAAAGCCAGTAAGGACGGTCAACTCAAGCAAGTAGTGCCTGATTTTGACACCCTAAAAGATAACTATGAATTGCTATGGAAAATGCCAAGCAACGACGGTTACTTACAGCTAGTGGGCATTATGCAGAAGTTCGTTGACCAAGCGATTTCGGCCAACACTAACTACGATCCTTCCCGTTTCGAAGGCCGTAAAGTGCCAATGCAGACGCTACTGAAAGATTTGCTCAATGCCTATAAGTTGGGTGTAAAAACCTTGTACTACCATAACACTCGCGATGGTGCATCGGATCAACACGATGACATCACCAACCTAGAGAAAGAAGATGATGGATGTGCAGGCGGTGCCTGTAAAATCTAG
- the sppA gene encoding signal peptide peptidase SppA, with amino-acid sequence MSANPSFFKRICLFIWNILNGTRKLILNLIFFGILAVIMISITAGEDIQVEDNSALVLNLAGSIVDQKQQIDPIEAALKQGNKANADGEILLADVLYVIDNAAQDTRITTLVLDLADLKRAGISKLQSIGNAINRFKESGKQVVAIGNYYEQNQYFLASFADTIYLNPQGGISLDGLSMYNLYFKSALEKLKIKAHIFRVGTFKSAVEPYMRDDMSDAAKEANSALLADVWQSYTQTVANNRNIDASALVLDASTYLAELDKAQGDSATMAINMKWVDSLATAEDFRKTMLDTVGKAKSGDSFKQISFYDYLTLVAPKPSFIEQDSVGIIVASGTILNGKQPAGQIGGDSTAELLRKARFDKHIKALVLRVDSPGGSAFASEQIRQELLALKAAGKPVVVSMGSLAASGGYWISASADYIFATPTTLTGSIGIFGMITTFEDSLDSIGIHTDGVSTSEWAGLSVTRTLSSSVEAVIQRHIERGYLNFISLVAKERNMTLEQVDSIAQGRVWSGKKALELGLVDELGDIDEAIAKAAKLANLNLFDTRVIEQELTPEQLFIQQMFASVSSYLPASLSHSSVLEQMLQQWTGSLKTITSFNDPNHVYIYCDNCELLN; translated from the coding sequence ATGTCCGCTAACCCATCGTTTTTCAAGAGAATATGTTTGTTTATTTGGAATATCCTCAACGGAACCCGTAAACTCATCCTCAATCTGATCTTTTTTGGTATCTTGGCAGTCATCATGATTTCCATAACTGCTGGCGAAGATATCCAAGTCGAAGATAACTCGGCACTGGTGCTTAACCTAGCCGGTTCTATCGTCGATCAAAAACAACAGATTGATCCTATAGAAGCGGCGCTCAAACAAGGGAATAAGGCAAATGCCGATGGTGAAATCCTGCTCGCAGATGTGTTATATGTGATTGATAACGCAGCACAAGATACAAGGATAACAACCCTAGTTTTAGATTTAGCCGATCTTAAACGTGCCGGGATCAGTAAACTACAATCTATAGGTAACGCCATTAACCGCTTTAAAGAAAGCGGTAAACAAGTGGTTGCCATTGGTAATTATTACGAACAGAATCAATATTTTCTCGCCAGCTTTGCCGATACGATATATCTCAATCCTCAGGGGGGTATTTCACTCGATGGCCTCAGCATGTACAACTTATACTTCAAATCGGCTTTAGAGAAACTCAAAATAAAAGCCCATATTTTTCGGGTCGGTACCTTCAAATCTGCTGTTGAACCCTATATGCGCGATGATATGTCTGATGCTGCAAAAGAAGCTAACAGCGCACTGCTCGCCGATGTATGGCAAAGTTATACCCAAACTGTTGCCAACAATCGCAATATAGACGCCTCAGCCCTCGTTCTCGACGCATCAACCTACTTAGCCGAGTTAGATAAAGCCCAAGGCGACTCTGCGACGATGGCTATCAATATGAAGTGGGTTGATTCACTCGCCACTGCTGAAGATTTCCGCAAAACCATGCTCGATACGGTAGGCAAAGCGAAAAGTGGCGATAGTTTTAAGCAAATCAGTTTTTATGACTATTTAACCCTTGTCGCCCCTAAACCTAGCTTTATTGAGCAAGATAGCGTTGGAATTATCGTTGCCAGTGGCACTATCCTCAATGGCAAGCAACCTGCTGGACAAATTGGTGGCGATAGCACGGCAGAATTGTTACGTAAAGCCCGCTTTGATAAACACATTAAAGCCTTAGTGCTTAGAGTGGATAGCCCTGGCGGAAGTGCTTTCGCATCAGAGCAAATTCGCCAAGAACTACTCGCCTTAAAAGCGGCGGGTAAACCTGTGGTTGTCAGTATGGGAAGCCTTGCTGCATCCGGTGGCTATTGGATTTCGGCCAGTGCAGATTATATTTTTGCAACGCCCACTACGCTTACAGGCTCAATCGGTATTTTTGGTATGATTACCACTTTTGAAGATTCCCTTGATAGCATTGGGATACATACGGATGGCGTATCTACATCTGAATGGGCTGGTTTATCGGTGACTCGTACCCTTTCATCATCGGTTGAAGCGGTTATCCAGCGCCATATTGAGCGAGGTTATCTCAATTTTATTTCCCTCGTTGCCAAAGAGCGTAACATGACCTTAGAACAGGTCGATAGCATCGCCCAAGGGCGGGTGTGGAGCGGTAAAAAAGCCCTTGAGTTAGGTTTAGTCGATGAGCTAGGCGACATCGATGAAGCTATCGCCAAAGCCGCAAAATTAGCCAATTTGAATCTATTTGATACCCGTGTGATTGAACAGGAATTAACCCCTGAACAACTCTTTATTCAGCAAATGTTTGCTTCAGTATCGAGTTATTTACCTGCGTCACTCAGCCATTCTTCTGTGCTTGAGCAAATGCTACAACAATGGACTGGTAGCCTAAAGACGATTACCTCTTTCAATGATCCTAATCATGTTTATATTTACTGTGACAACTGTGAGTTACTCAATTAA
- a CDS encoding YciI family protein, whose product MQLNTVFNAKVTISLITCLLCGLVVSFSAHSTPQFDEQRAKNAGADEYGMKHYVMAFLKRGPNRDRTQAQAEQLQRAHLNNITRLANEGKLVLAGPFLHDGELRGIYVFDVTTVEEAKALTETDPAIQAGSLVLELLPWYGSAALTEVNELHRVMAKKDI is encoded by the coding sequence ATGCAGCTTAACACTGTCTTTAACGCTAAGGTCACCATCAGCCTTATCACTTGTCTATTATGTGGATTAGTGGTGAGTTTTTCAGCGCATAGTACTCCACAGTTTGACGAGCAGCGTGCTAAAAATGCCGGTGCCGATGAATACGGTATGAAGCACTATGTCATGGCCTTTTTAAAGCGGGGCCCTAATAGGGATAGAACACAGGCACAGGCCGAGCAATTACAACGGGCGCATTTGAACAATATCACTCGCCTTGCCAATGAGGGTAAATTAGTGCTGGCAGGGCCCTTTTTACACGATGGCGAATTACGTGGCATTTATGTTTTTGACGTTACTACGGTTGAAGAGGCAAAAGCCTTAACGGAAACCGATCCTGCAATTCAAGCGGGCAGCCTAGTATTGGAGTTATTACCTTGGTATGGCAGCGCCGCACTGACAGAGGTGAATGAACTGCATAGGGTGATGGCGAAAAAAGATATTTAA
- a CDS encoding oxidoreductase, with amino-acid sequence MSFPHLLEPLDLGFTRLKNRVLMGSMHTGLEEEKGGFEKLAAFYKERALGGVGLIVTGGISPNLRGRLTPHACQLSFPWQVGKHRVVTQAVHEAGGKICMQILHAGRYGYHPFSQAPSKIKSPITPFTPSAMSSRQVRSTIKDYASSAALAKKAGYDGVEVMGSEGYLINQFISARTNTRSDEWGGAFEKRAQFPIEIVNAIRAKVGKEFIIIFRLSMLDLVDNGSTWDEVVQLAQWLEQAGVSIINTGIGWHEARIPTIATSVPRGAFAWVTEKLKQSVSVPLIATNRINTPEIGEQIIASGQADMVSMARPFLADPEFVNKAAANTPELINTCIGCNQACLDHTFSLKRATCLVNPRACYETEINFLPTAHKKRIAVMGAGPAGMAFSVYAAMRGHEVVLFEAKSEVGGQFNLARKIPGKEEFNETIRYFLNQIKLYKIDLRLNTRLDAKVLETETFDEIVIASGVVPRALNFPGFDSHKVVDYQQVLTGQVSIGDKVALIGAGGIGFDMAHYLCESESSTLHPDKWLKQWGIDKQYQHAGGLSEPETDNPEHRQVYLLQRKTSKMGQGLGKTTGWIHRLVLKQHDVKMKTGVSYNKFDDEGLHIRVGEQAEVLPVDNVILCAGQESNRTLVDEMKATGIPVHLIGGVDVAAELDAKRAIRQGAELAMRL; translated from the coding sequence ATGTCGTTTCCCCATTTATTAGAACCCTTAGATCTGGGATTTACCCGGCTCAAAAACCGCGTGCTTATGGGCTCAATGCACACAGGTTTAGAAGAAGAAAAGGGCGGATTTGAGAAACTGGCAGCGTTTTACAAAGAACGCGCTCTGGGCGGTGTAGGTTTGATTGTGACGGGCGGTATTTCCCCCAATCTTCGTGGCCGCCTTACGCCCCATGCTTGTCAGTTGAGTTTTCCATGGCAAGTGGGTAAGCATCGCGTGGTTACGCAGGCGGTGCATGAGGCTGGCGGTAAGATTTGTATGCAAATTTTGCATGCGGGTCGTTATGGTTATCATCCTTTTTCCCAAGCACCAAGTAAGATTAAGTCACCCATTACACCCTTTACGCCGTCGGCAATGTCGAGCCGCCAAGTACGTTCGACCATTAAGGATTACGCCAGCTCTGCCGCCCTTGCTAAAAAAGCGGGTTACGATGGTGTTGAGGTGATGGGCTCTGAAGGGTATTTAATTAATCAGTTTATCAGTGCGCGTACCAATACTCGCAGCGATGAATGGGGCGGTGCGTTTGAAAAACGAGCGCAATTTCCTATTGAGATTGTTAACGCGATACGGGCAAAAGTCGGTAAAGAATTCATCATTATCTTCCGGTTATCCATGCTCGATCTGGTCGATAACGGCTCGACTTGGGATGAAGTGGTGCAACTCGCCCAGTGGCTTGAGCAAGCGGGGGTGTCCATTATCAATACGGGGATTGGTTGGCATGAAGCGCGTATACCAACAATCGCAACCAGTGTGCCGCGGGGCGCCTTTGCATGGGTGACTGAAAAACTCAAACAATCCGTTTCTGTCCCCTTAATTGCAACTAACCGTATTAATACGCCGGAGATTGGCGAACAAATCATCGCCTCAGGGCAAGCGGATATGGTGTCGATGGCAAGACCTTTCCTTGCCGATCCCGAGTTTGTCAATAAAGCCGCGGCGAACACGCCAGAGCTGATTAACACTTGTATTGGCTGTAACCAAGCATGTCTTGACCATACTTTCTCCCTCAAGCGCGCAACCTGCTTAGTGAATCCTCGTGCCTGTTATGAAACGGAAATCAACTTCTTACCAACGGCACACAAGAAACGTATTGCGGTGATGGGCGCAGGCCCAGCTGGGATGGCATTTTCGGTTTATGCGGCGATGCGCGGCCATGAAGTTGTCTTGTTTGAAGCGAAATCTGAAGTCGGCGGTCAATTTAATCTGGCACGTAAAATCCCAGGAAAAGAAGAGTTTAACGAGACTATTCGTTATTTCCTCAATCAAATCAAACTGTATAAAATCGATTTGCGGTTAAATACTCGGTTAGATGCCAAGGTGTTAGAAACGGAGACGTTTGATGAAATCGTTATCGCATCAGGCGTGGTACCCAGAGCATTAAACTTCCCCGGATTTGACAGCCATAAAGTGGTGGATTATCAACAAGTGCTCACAGGCCAAGTCAGTATTGGCGATAAAGTCGCCTTAATTGGTGCCGGCGGTATTGGTTTTGATATGGCGCATTACCTATGTGAATCCGAATCGAGCACATTACATCCTGACAAATGGTTAAAACAGTGGGGCATTGATAAGCAATATCAACATGCGGGCGGTTTAAGTGAGCCTGAGACCGATAATCCAGAACACAGACAAGTCTATTTATTGCAACGCAAAACCTCAAAAATGGGCCAAGGCTTAGGTAAAACGACTGGCTGGATCCACCGCTTAGTGTTAAAGCAACATGATGTGAAGATGAAAACGGGTGTGAGCTACAACAAGTTTGATGATGAAGGATTGCATATTCGCGTTGGCGAGCAAGCAGAAGTGTTGCCCGTCGATAATGTTATCCTCTGCGCTGGCCAAGAATCTAATCGCACGTTAGTGGATGAGATGAAAGCAACAGGCATTCCTGTGCATTTAATCGGCGGTGTAGATGTTGCTGCAGAACTTGATGCGAAACGGGCGATTCGCCAAGGTGCCGAACTGGCGATGCGGTTATAG
- a CDS encoding HAD family hydrolase yields MSLSQVKAVLFDLDGTLADTAPDLVQALNLSLCDAGIEAKPFELLRSAASHGSFALVDAALPNADESLRIQIQQGLLAHYQRINGDHCRLFTGMDVLLDWLELQQLPFGVITNKPARFTRPLVRKLNLHQRMQVVISGDSTRYAKPHTAPMLLGAQQLNCAPEHILYLGDAERDLLAAKAAGMVGGVALWGYLGEEDKPQNWPALAQFSSPLAVHQALVATR; encoded by the coding sequence ATGAGTTTGTCACAGGTTAAAGCGGTACTGTTTGATCTTGATGGTACGCTTGCCGATACCGCGCCAGATCTTGTGCAGGCACTGAACTTAAGTCTCTGTGACGCGGGGATTGAAGCAAAACCCTTCGAGCTATTACGCAGCGCCGCTTCCCATGGCAGTTTTGCCTTAGTTGATGCCGCGCTCCCCAATGCTGATGAGTCCCTGCGTATTCAGATCCAGCAAGGGCTACTCGCCCACTATCAACGTATTAATGGCGACCATTGTCGATTATTTACCGGTATGGATGTATTGCTCGACTGGCTTGAGCTACAGCAACTGCCATTTGGCGTTATTACCAATAAACCAGCGCGCTTTACTCGCCCGCTGGTTCGAAAACTGAATTTGCACCAGCGGATGCAAGTTGTTATCAGCGGCGATTCAACCCGCTATGCTAAACCCCATACGGCACCTATGTTACTGGGTGCGCAGCAGCTTAACTGCGCCCCTGAACATATACTGTACTTAGGAGATGCTGAACGAGATTTACTCGCCGCCAAAGCGGCAGGTATGGTAGGCGGTGTGGCATTATGGGGTTATCTAGGGGAAGAAGATAAACCACAAAATTGGCCAGCATTGGCACAATTTAGTTCACCTTTGGCTGTCCATCAGGCTTTAGTTGCAACTCGTTAG
- the ansA gene encoding asparaginase produces MTKRSIYVAYTGGTIGMQKTDNGFVPVAGFLTQCVQSMPEFYHDEMPDFVIHEYCPLIDSSNMAPTDWQMIADDIKDNYQEYDGFVILHGTDTMAYTASALSFMLQGLSKPVIVTGSQIPLAQLRSDGQTNLLNSLYIAANYPVAEVCLFFNNKLFRGNRSTKAHADGFDAFASPNFPLLLEAGIKINLRAGKIAVASDRQLEVANISPQPIGVVTLYPGISTQIFENILQQPVKALILLTFGVGNAPQDPALLKTLKQADERGIVLVNLTQCFQGKVNMGGYATGNALAKAGVISGADMTIEAALAKLHYLLSKNLQPHEIKAAMLQNLVGELSVD; encoded by the coding sequence ATGACTAAACGCTCCATTTATGTAGCCTACACAGGTGGCACTATCGGTATGCAAAAAACCGATAACGGCTTCGTTCCCGTAGCGGGATTCCTCACTCAGTGCGTGCAATCGATGCCTGAGTTTTACCATGATGAAATGCCAGATTTCGTGATCCACGAATATTGCCCATTGATTGATTCATCAAATATGGCACCGACCGATTGGCAGATGATTGCCGATGATATTAAAGATAATTATCAAGAATATGATGGCTTTGTTATCCTCCATGGCACAGATACCATGGCGTACACGGCTTCTGCTTTGTCATTTATGCTACAAGGTTTATCAAAACCTGTAATAGTGACAGGTTCGCAAATTCCTCTCGCCCAACTGCGCTCAGATGGGCAAACTAATTTATTGAACTCACTCTATATCGCAGCTAATTATCCAGTCGCAGAAGTGTGTTTATTCTTTAATAACAAACTCTTCCGAGGTAACCGCTCGACAAAAGCCCACGCCGATGGATTTGATGCCTTCGCGTCCCCCAATTTTCCACTTCTATTGGAGGCAGGGATCAAAATTAATCTTCGAGCGGGTAAAATTGCAGTGGCAAGTGATAGGCAATTAGAAGTCGCGAATATTAGCCCGCAACCTATCGGAGTCGTGACCTTATATCCGGGTATTTCAACACAGATATTTGAAAACATCCTCCAACAACCAGTAAAAGCACTCATATTACTGACTTTCGGTGTCGGTAATGCACCACAGGATCCAGCGCTACTCAAAACCTTAAAACAAGCAGATGAGCGTGGAATTGTACTGGTTAATCTGACTCAATGTTTCCAAGGCAAAGTGAATATGGGGGGATATGCAACGGGTAATGCCCTCGCTAAAGCTGGCGTTATTAGTGGTGCGGATATGACCATTGAAGCCGCCCTCGCAAAACTGCACTATTTACTCTCCAAAAACTTACAACCGCATGAAATAAAAGCGGCTATGCTACAGAATTTAGTGGGTGAACTCAGCGTTGATTAA